In Stieleria varia, one genomic interval encodes:
- a CDS encoding vWA domain-containing protein, producing MSWISTLSPGQWALLGAVPLGIILLYFLKLRREPVEIPSTYLWARTVEDLHVNSLLQRLRRNLLLLLQLLAIALAALALLRPGIRGEQSGLGRTVFLLDTSASMMTTDVEDDDDRFAQAKRMIGERIDTMLDTDEAMLITFSDRAEVLQAFTSDRTRLREALDRATVTNRTTDIRGALQAADGLANPRRSSTSGDATDIQVADAMPAEMLIYSDGNFQDVNTFNMGNLKARYVPIGSETTGNLAITAFSADRNVESPGDAQAYATITNYSSTPDTCEAALYVNGEYRESQSVKLDEEGEAGVTFSLPNEESAATVELRLESDGNPLQDELTVDNFAYAGLRPLRTVSVLVLTSGNSPLEIGLTTESAQKVCVADFQPTGYLDTEEYKARVEAGIDDLIIYDRCQPKEMPPTNTFFIGSLPPEQWSYTSEPGRVILVDIDRTHPLMQYLELYSLLVFSGRALEGPPGTRELVGADSGTMLALAPRDGFQDLVLGFEIVSTDDDGGTLTNTNWYAERSWPVFLLNIMRYLAGAADATSAPSYLPGETVRLRLESQIAKVEISRGLASGEEMSVAPGGIVEFVDTDSPGAYRVMADDKLVELFSVNLFGQRESNVPTQPAFELGYDTLTGESGVERRVEYWRWILVAMLALLAIEWWLYNKRIA from the coding sequence ATGAGCTGGATTTCGACGCTTTCGCCAGGCCAGTGGGCTTTACTCGGTGCGGTCCCGCTGGGGATCATCTTGCTGTATTTCCTGAAACTACGCCGCGAACCGGTCGAGATCCCGTCGACTTATTTGTGGGCGCGGACCGTGGAGGATTTGCACGTCAACAGTTTGTTGCAACGTCTACGTCGCAACCTCCTGCTGCTGTTGCAACTGCTTGCCATCGCCCTGGCCGCGCTCGCGTTGCTGCGTCCGGGAATCCGCGGCGAACAATCGGGCTTGGGACGCACGGTATTTTTGCTGGACACATCGGCCAGCATGATGACGACGGACGTGGAGGATGACGACGATCGCTTTGCACAAGCCAAACGCATGATCGGCGAGCGCATCGACACGATGCTGGATACGGACGAAGCGATGTTGATCACCTTCAGTGACCGCGCCGAGGTTCTGCAGGCGTTCACGTCGGATCGCACACGGCTACGTGAAGCATTGGATCGCGCCACGGTGACCAATCGAACGACAGACATCCGTGGTGCCTTGCAAGCCGCAGACGGTTTGGCCAATCCCCGACGCAGCAGTACCAGTGGCGACGCGACGGACATTCAAGTTGCCGATGCGATGCCCGCGGAAATGCTGATCTACAGCGACGGCAATTTCCAAGACGTGAATACTTTTAACATGGGCAACCTGAAAGCACGTTATGTCCCGATCGGCTCGGAAACGACCGGCAACCTCGCCATCACCGCGTTCTCTGCGGACCGAAACGTGGAAAGCCCTGGTGATGCACAAGCCTACGCGACCATCACGAACTACTCCTCCACTCCCGATACCTGCGAAGCCGCCCTGTACGTCAATGGTGAATACCGTGAGTCTCAGTCGGTAAAACTTGACGAGGAGGGCGAAGCCGGTGTGACGTTCTCATTGCCCAACGAAGAGTCCGCTGCAACGGTTGAACTGAGATTAGAATCCGACGGCAATCCCTTGCAAGACGAACTGACGGTGGACAACTTTGCCTACGCCGGCTTGCGACCGCTGCGTACCGTTTCCGTTTTGGTGCTCACCTCCGGAAACAGCCCGCTGGAAATCGGCTTGACCACTGAAAGTGCTCAGAAAGTCTGCGTGGCGGACTTTCAGCCGACCGGTTACCTGGACACGGAAGAATACAAGGCACGCGTGGAAGCCGGCATCGATGACTTGATCATCTACGATCGCTGTCAGCCCAAAGAAATGCCGCCCACGAACACGTTTTTCATCGGCTCCCTGCCGCCAGAGCAATGGAGCTACACATCGGAACCGGGACGCGTGATCCTGGTGGACATCGATCGCACGCATCCGCTGATGCAGTACCTGGAACTGTACTCGCTGCTGGTCTTCAGCGGCCGGGCGTTGGAAGGTCCTCCGGGGACCCGTGAACTGGTTGGTGCAGACTCTGGCACGATGCTGGCTCTTGCGCCGCGTGACGGATTCCAAGACCTGGTGCTGGGTTTCGAAATCGTGTCCACCGACGACGACGGTGGCACGCTGACCAATACCAACTGGTACGCCGAGCGTTCTTGGCCGGTGTTCTTGTTGAACATCATGAGGTACCTCGCCGGCGCGGCGGACGCGACCTCCGCACCGTCTTACTTGCCCGGTGAAACGGTCCGCCTGAGATTGGAAAGTCAGATTGCCAAGGTTGAGATCTCCCGCGGATTGGCAAGCGGCGAAGAAATGAGCGTTGCTCCCGGCGGCATCGTCGAATTTGTCGACACGGATTCACCCGGTGCTTATCGTGTGATGGCGGATGACAAGTTGGTCGAGTTGTTCAGCGTCAACTTGTTCGGTCAGCGCGAAAGCAACGTACCGACACAGCCGGCATTCGAACTCGGCTACGACACATTGACCGGGGAAAGTGGCGTGGAGCGTCGAGTCGAATACTGGCGTTGGATCTTGGTCGCGATGCTAGCGCTGCTAGCCATCGAATGGTGGCTGTACAACAAACGCATCGCGTGA